A single region of the Drosophila miranda strain MSH22 chromosome 2, D.miranda_PacBio2.1, whole genome shotgun sequence genome encodes:
- the LOC108153857 gene encoding uncharacterized protein LOC108153857 — protein sequence MTKARADECVITLPLGKIKGVKRESLYDDSYYSYERLPFAKPPIGELRFRAPVPVEPWTGVLDCSHYAEKPVQKNFMTQVIEGNEDCLYLNVYAKPSEKPLPVMVYIYGGAFTVGEATRELYAPDYFMAKDVLLVTFNYRVDCLGFLSLTDPSLKVPGNAGLKDMVLALRWVKKYISHFNGDDENITVFGESAGGCSTHFMMCTEQTRGLYHKAIAMSGTVHNYWANTPRSDFAYRLAKLHGYTGENVDAQVLEHLRGVPAWELVRHSLLTPEDRRNGMLFPFGPTIESYVGEDCVVPKSPVEMAREAWTNDLPAMLGGTSFEGLFMYPAVAANLKGLDTLSQDPLKMVPHDVRVISTEKENLEYSERMLKMTFGDATPSSELFMNMLDYYSYKVFWHGLNRTLQARFAYARAPTYFYRFDFDSPNFNFYRKKFCGDNIQKGVAHADDLSYLFRNSESWKLEKTSGEYRTIQRMIGIWTAFSANSNPNCAEISEVDWQPAKKSEPKRVVNISEDVKIVDLPEYKKLLVWDSIYKPENLKFYEMATQNAVGIDPLEDQGTGQLLMELKNLVLWRNFLRTLFVFTIILILLVDTISHSAISVVSMLAITVILGAMGYRFFVEVLELWNRRNKKEEYYSYRFHVLMTCNIPQEETMRLAGVAVVKLNAFINKMIGLLLVEDLQESLKMLAGLCFINILGDYLNFMNLLLMVHILVFTLPKLYDLKKTDFDKLLIKIGVIKSQKEDENEDHFQDAESPTRESNKQNIEEPKEDTIKEQNPTANFENIPQKEQDLKLFAMFEEGHDPDCSCAECNVLDVTLVANQDIAPKKQKKEKNVDFLDHTYSPDCSCADCDVLNFIMWKPYVLGCNHKKYLQLVCRSLRITPRRSYAETKIVDLPMGRVKGRRQCGIYGDPFFSFEGIPFGKPPLADLRFVAPEPADPWEGQELDAQQERDIPLQMELLGGSTIGSEDCLYLNVYTKHFDKTKPPLPVMVYIYGGAFRTGGATRKKYGPDYLMSKDIVYVIFNYRLCALGFLSLPSIESNVPGNAGLHDQLLALKWIKQHIQHFNGDPENITLFGESAGAVGVHFMMCLPQAKCLFHKAIMMSGSMLNPWAQIPDRASLYCQLALAAGYVGPRREKDLLRYLRWVEAKKLVEYALNAYTFHDRCSGFFYPFVPGVEGAKCERGLVQQPYLEMMRDAWSTEVPLLLGGTSFEGLVFYPFCKLSNGIMLDYLKQEPSMVLPNELFLTMSDEVRKASAKQLVKYHYGPQGITKQNVMQTLDLFSYKLFWHGIHRVVRSRLAHAQAPTYLYRFDFDSSNFNLMRNRLCGDDIKRGVCHADDMGYVFHKKGVQKLPLDSAEYLTIQRMVGILTAFAKTGDPNCAETKSEPWSPLTEKMPYRAMNIGYQLEFITQYEKDGLEVWNRLYDNKAKLYGA from the exons ATGACTAAAGC CAGAGCAGACGAATGTGTAATTACGTTGCCGCTGGGCAAGATCAAGGGCGTAAAGCGTGAAAGCCTGTACGATGATTCGTACTACAGCTACGAGCGGCTGCCCTTTGCCAAGCCACCGATTGGCGAGCTGCGTTTCAGGGCCCCCGTGCCCGTAGAGCCGTGGACTGGTGTGCTGGACTGCAGCCACTATGCGGAGAAGCCAGTGCAAAAGAATTTCATGACACAGGTGATCGAGGGCAACGAGGACTGCCTGTATCTGAATGTCTATGCCAAGCCG AGCGAAAAACCTCTGCCGGTCATGGTCTACATTTACGGCGGGGCCTTCACCGTGGGCGAGGCCACACGCGAATTGTATGCTCCTGATTATTTTATGGCCAAAGATGTTCTGTTGGTGACTTTCAATTATCGTGTGGACTGTTTGG GCTTTCTGTCCCTCACGGATCCCAGTCTCAAAGTTCCAGGCAATGCGGGGCTTAAGGATATGGTTCTGGCTCTGCGATGGGTCAAGAAATATATTTCCCACTTTAATGGGGATGACGAAAATATAACGGTCTTCGGCGAGAGTGCCGGCGGATGCTCCACACATTTCATGATGTGCACAGAGCAGACTCGAGGACTCTACCACAAAGCCATAGCGATGTCGGGGACCGTCCACAATTACTGGGCGAATACCCCGAGGTCGGACTTTGCCTATCGTTTGGCCAAACTCCATGGCTACACGGGCGAAAATGTGGATGCACAGGTGCTCGAGCATTTGCGAGGGGTGCCGGCATGGGAGCTAGTTCGCCACAGTTTGTTAACGCCCGAGGATCGCCGGAATGGTATGCTCTTCCCCTTTGGACCCACGATAGAGTCGTATGTGGGTGAGGATTGCGTGGTGCCCAAATCGCCAGTGGAAATGGCCCGCGAGGCGTGGACCAACGATCTGCCTGCAATGCTGGGTGGCACATCGTTCGAGGGTCTCTTTATGTATCCCGCTGTGGCGGCTAATCTCAAGGGTTTGGATACCTTAAGCCAGGATCCCCTGAAAATGGTCCCCCATGATGTGCGTGTGATTAGTACGGAGAAGGAGAATCTGGAGTACAGCGAGAGAATGCTCAAGATGACCTTTGGCGATGCTACACCAAGCTCTGAGCTTTTTATGAATATGCTGGAT TACTATTCCTATAAGGTCTTCTGGCATGGCTTGAATCGCACTTTGCAGGCCAGATTCGCCTATGCCCGTGCCCCAACATATTTCTATCGCTTTGACTTTGATTCCCCGAACTTTAATTTCTATCGTAAGAAATTCTGCGGCGACAACATACAGAAAGGCGTTGCCCATGCCGATGACCTGAGCTATTTGTTCCGTAACTCTGAATCCTGGAAACTGGAGAAAACCTCAGGGGAATATCGCACCATTCAGAGAATGATTGGCATTTGGACGGCATTTTCTGCCAATTCCAACCCGAATTGTGCCGAAATTAGCGAAGTGGACTGGCAGCCAGCGAAAAAGTCGGAGCCCAAGCGTGTGGTCAACATAAGTGAGGATGTTAAGATTGTGGATCTGCCGGAGTATAAGAAACTTCTAGTGTGGGATAGCATTTATAAGCCAGAGAATTTA AAATTTTACGAAATGGCTACGCAAAACGCTGTTGGCATTGATCCTCTGGAGGATCAAGGCACTGGACAGCTGCTGATGGAACTGAAGAACCTGGTACTGTGGCGCAACTTTCTGCGAACACTGTTTGTTTTTACGATCATTCTGATCCTGTTGGTGGACACAATAAGCCATTCGGCAATCAGTGTGGTAAGCATGTTGGCCATCACCGTCATCCTCGGCGCCATGGGGTATCGCTTCTTCGTGGAGGTCCTGGAATTGTGGAACAGAAGGAACAAGAAGGAGGAATACTATTCGTATCGATTCCATGTTTTGATGACATGCAACATACCACAAGAGGAGACAATGCGTCTGGCCGGAGTGGCTGTCGTGAAGTTGAATGCATTCATTAACAAAATGATTGGGCTGCTGCTTGTGGAGGATCTGCAAGAATCGTTGAAGATGTTGGCCGGACTGTGTTTCATTAATATTCTTGGGGATTACTTGAATTTCATGAATCTGCTGTTGATGG TTCATATTTTGGTATTTACTTTGCCAAAGTTGTACGATCTGAAGAAGACAGACTTTGATAAGTTGCTGATCAAAATAGGAGTTATTAAAAGCCAAAAAGAAGATGAAAACGAAGACCACTTCCAGGACGCTGAATCCCCGACTCGTGAATCCAACAAGCAAAACATTGAAGAACCTAAAGAGGACACCATTAAGGAACAAAATCCAACTGcaaattttgaaaatattcCACAGAAAGAACAAGATTTGAAGCTCTTTGCGATGTTTGAGGAGGGGCATGACCCTGACTGCAGCTGTGCCGAGTGTAACGTCTTGGATGTGACACTGGTGGCCAACCAAGACATAGCCCCTAAGAAAcagaagaaagaaaagaatgtggaCTTCTTGGATCATACCTACAGCCCTGACTGTAGCTGCGCCGACTGTGACGTCCTAAAT tttattatgTGGAAACCTTATGTGCTAGGTTGTAACCACAAAAAGTATCTGCAGTTGGTGTGCAGGTCTCTCCGTATTACTCCCAGACGTAGTTATGCTGAAACAAAGATCGTGGACCTGCCCATGGGCCGTGTGAAGGGTCGCCGACAGTGTGGCATTTATGGCGATCCGTTCTTCAGTTTTGAGGGCATTCCCTTTGGCAAACCACCGCTGGCTGATCTCCGTTTTGTGGCCCCAGAGCCCGCAGATCCATGGGAGGGTCAGGAGCTAGATGCCCAACAGGAAAGGGACATACCCCTGCAGATGGAGTTACTTGGAGGCAGCACCATTGGCAGTGAGGATTGCCTTTACCTGAATGTCTACACCAAGCAC TTTGATAAAAcaaagcctcctcttcccgTCATGGTCTATATCTATGGTGGTGCCTTTCGCACTGGCGGTGCCACGCGGAAGAAGTACGGCCCGGATTATTTGATGTCCAAGGACATTGTGTACGTGATCTTCAACTATCGGCTGTGCGCTCTCGGATTTCTCAGTTTGCCCAGCATCGAATCGAATGTCCCCGGCAATGCGGGACTGCACGATCAACTGCTGGCTCTCAAGTGGATCAAACAGCATATTCAGCACTTCAATGGCGATCCGGAGAACATCACGCTTTTCGGCGAGAGCGCAGGGGCTGTGGGGGTGCATTTCATGATGTGCCTGCCGCAGGCCAAGTGCCTCTTCCATAAGGCCATTATGATGTCTGGCTCGATGCTGAATCCGTGGGCACAGATCCCGGATCGAGCCAGTTTGTACTGCCAATTGGCACTGGCTGCTGGCTATGTGGGACCACGCAGGGAGAAGGATTTGCTGCGGTACCTTCGCTGGGTGGAGGCCAAGAAATTGGTGGAGTACGCTCTTAATGCCTACACCTTTCACGATCGATGCTCTGGCTTTTTCTATCCGTTTGTGCCGGGTGTGGAAGGGGCCAAGTGTGAGAGGGGTCTGGTCCAGCAGCCATATCTGGAGATGATGCGGGATGCCTGGTCCACAGAGGTTCCCCTGCTGCTGGGCGGCACCTCCTTCGAAGGATTGGTCTTCTATCCCTTCTGCAAGCTGAGCAATGGCATAATGCTGGATTACCTCAAACAGGAACCATCAATGGTGCTGCCCAATGAACTGTTTCTCACGATGTCCGATGAGGTGCGCAAGGCTAGTGCTAAGCAACTAGTCAAATATCACTACGGACCCCAAGGGATAACCAAACAGAATGTGATGCAGACTCTGGAT CTCTTCAGCTACAAACTCTTCTGGCATGGTATACATCGCGTTGTACGCTCTCGATTGGCCCATGCCCAGGCCCCCACCTATCTGTACCGCTTCGACTTTGATTCCTCGAATTTTAATCTAATGCGAAATCGTTTATGCGGCGATGACATCAAGCGGGGTGTCTGTCATGCCGATGACATGGGCTATGTGTTTCACAAGAAGGGCGTACAGAAACTGCCATTGGACTCTGCTGAATATCTCACTATACAAAGGATGGTGGGCATTCTGACAGCCTTTGCGAAGACTGGAGATCCTAATTGTGCCGAAACGAAGTCGGAGCCCTGGTCACCCCTCACCGAAAAGATGCCCTACAGGGCTATGAATATAGGATACCAGCTGGAGTTTATAACGCAGTACGAAAAGGATGGCCTGGAGGTGTGGAATCGTCTATATGATAATAAGGCAAAGCTTTATGGTGCCTAG
- the LOC108155688 gene encoding reticulon-3 produces the protein MATQNAVGIDPLEDQGTGQLLMELKNLVLWRNFLRTLFVFTIILILLVDTISHSAISVVSMLAITVILGAMGYRFFVEVLELWNRRNKKEEYYSYRFHVLMTCNIPQEETMRLAGVAVVKLNAFINKMIGLLLVEDLQESLKMLAGLCFINILGDYLNFMNLLLMVHILVFTLPKLYDLKKTDFDKLLIKIGVIKSQKEDENEDHFQDAESPTRESNKQNIEEPKEDTIKEQNPTANFENIPQKEQDLKLFAMFEEGHDPDCSCAECNVLDVTLVANQDIAPKKQKKEKNVDFLDHTYSPDCSCADCDVLNVTLIPK, from the exons ATGGCTACGCAAAACGCTGTTGGCATTGATCCTCTGGAGGATCAAGGCACTGGACAGCTGCTGATGGAACTGAAGAACCTGGTACTGTGGCGCAACTTTCTGCGAACACTGTTTGTTTTTACGATCATTCTGATCCTGTTGGTGGACACAATAAGCCATTCGGCAATCAGTGTGGTAAGCATGTTGGCCATCACCGTCATCCTCGGCGCCATGGGGTATCGCTTCTTCGTGGAGGTCCTGGAATTGTGGAACAGAAGGAACAAGAAGGAGGAATACTATTCGTATCGATTCCATGTTTTGATGACATGCAACATACCACAAGAGGAGACAATGCGTCTGGCCGGAGTGGCTGTCGTGAAGTTGAATGCATTCATTAACAAAATGATTGGGCTGCTGCTTGTGGAGGATCTGCAAGAATCGTTGAAGATGTTGGCCGGACTGTGTTTCATTAATATTCTTGGGGATTACTTGAATTTCATGAATCTGCTGTTGATGG TTCATATTTTGGTATTTACTTTGCCAAAGTTGTACGATCTGAAGAAGACAGACTTTGATAAGTTGCTGATCAAAATAGGAGTTATTAAAAGCCAAAAAGAAGATGAAAACGAAGACCACTTCCAGGACGCTGAATCCCCGACTCGTGAATCCAACAAGCAAAACATTGAAGAACCTAAAGAGGACACCATTAAGGAACAAAATCCAACTGcaaattttgaaaatattcCACAGAAAGAACAAGATTTGAAGCTCTTTGCGATGTTTGAGGAGGGGCATGACCCTGACTGCAGCTGTGCCGAGTGTAACGTCTTGGATGTGACACTGGTGGCCAACCAAGACATAGCCCCTAAGAAAcagaagaaagaaaagaatgtggaCTTCTTGGATCATACCTACAGCCCTGACTGTAGCTGCGCCGACTGTGACGTCCTAAATGTGACACTGATTCCCAAATAA
- the LOC108155687 gene encoding esterase B1-like: MADYSEATSPVVETTHGRVRGVLLKTLYDEEFYGFDGIPYAVPPLGTLRFKEPHTLKPWYGIRDCSKPQDKCIQVSSYTKQVEGSEDCLYLNISMKTLKSEEPLPLMVYVHGGGFKGGDASRRAWGPDYFMRENVIHISIGHRLGPLGFLSFADPSLEIPGNAGLKDLILALKWIKANARNFNGDPERITLFGHSSGSMAVQLLLVTPQTEGLFHKAVLMAGVSPELNRLPDMEYRLAKHLGYEGENIDAKVFEFIAAADPKLLVAADFWTPLEKVLGRMMPFVPSVESYVTPRAVLLSEPIVLQRTAWSNRIPVILGANSGEGLSFNPILRNATALLQIQKHPECVLPQTLLNRCDPGQRRQLGQSLLDYFCQAHGHRLVMEHTDGLTDLWTHNMMHSQERFIMARLSYGQAPTYVYRFDFDSPDFNLYRIRFFGKEQRGVSHVDELGYIYVIPATFKLDKSRPEYVTICRMVAMLVSFAATSDPNADLTKPLVQWKPVTRFGPRMILNINEEMKFIAQPERQKLMFYQRLYEQAGVALF, encoded by the exons ATGGCCGACTA CAGTGAAGCCACCTCCCCAGTGGTGGAGACAACGCATGGCCGAGTGCGTGGTGTGCTGCTAAAAACCCTATACGATGAGGAGTTTTATGGCTTTGATGGCATACCATATGCGGTTCCTCCGTTGGGTACACTACGATTTAAGGAGCCTCATACTCTGAAGCCCTGGTATGGGATACGGGACTGTAGCAAGCCGCAGGACAAGTGCATCCAAGTGAGCAGCTATACAAAGCAAGTGGAGGGCTCCGAGGATTGTCTTTATCTGAATATCTCTATGAAAACG TTGAAAAGCGAAGAGCCCTTGCCGCTGATGGTCTACGTCCATGGTGGAGGCTTCAAGGGCGGCGATGCTTCACGGCGCGCCTGGGGACCGGATTATTTCATGCGCGAGAATGTCATTCACATAAGCATTGGCCACCGATTGGGTCCTTTGG GTTTCCTTTCCTTTGCGGATCCATCGCTGGAGATTCCCGGAAATGCTGGCCTCAAGGACCTCATTCTTGCCCTCAAATGGATCAAGGCCAATGCCCGGAATTTCAATGGCGATCCCGAAAGGATCACCCTCTTTGGGCATAGCTCTGGCAGCATGGCCGTGCAATTGCTGCTGGTCACACCCCAAACAGAGGGTCTCTTCCACAAGGCCGTGCTCATGGCTGGCGTCTCCCCAGAGCTGAATCGCCTGCCCGATATGGAATATCGTCTGGCCAAGCACTTGGGCTACGAGGGCGAGAATATTGATGCGAAAGTGTTCGAGTTCATAGCTGCCGCTGATCCAAAACTGTTGGTCGCTGCAGATTTCTGGACGCCACTAGAAAAAGTGCTGGGTCGTATGATGCCCTTTGTGCCATCAGTGGAGAGTTATGTGACGCCCCGGGCGGTGCTGTTGTCGGAACCCATTGTCCTGCAGCGTACGGCGTGGAGTAATCGCATACCCGTGATATTAGGCGCCAATAGCGGCGAAGGACTGTCCTTTAATCCGATTTTAAGGAATGCTACAGCCCTGCTGCAGATACAAAAGCATCCAGAGTGTGTCCTGCCGCAGACGCTGCTCAATCGCTGCGACCCTGGCCAGCGGCGACAGCTGGGCCAGTCGCTGCTCGATTATTTCTGTCAGGCACACGGTCATCGATTGGTCATGGAGCACACGGATGGATTGACAGATCTCTGGACCCACAACATGATGCACTCGCAGGAGCGTTTTATAATGGCACGATTGTCGTATGGACAGGCACCAACCTACGTCTATCGCTTTGACTTTGATTCCCCGGACTTTAATCTGTATCGCATTCGGTTCTTTGGTAAGGAGCAGCGCGGCGTGAGCCATGTGGATGAGCTGGGGTACATCTATGTGATCCCCGCCACATTTAAGCTGGATAAATCCCGACCGGAATACGTCACCATCTGTCGCATGGTTGCGATGCTCGTGAGCTTTGCCGCCACCTCTGACCCCAATGCAGATCTAACCAAACCTTTGGTGCAATGGAAGCCCGTCACACGATTCGGACCACGCATGATCCTCAACATAAATGAAGAAATGAAGTTCATAGCACAGCCAGAGCGACAGAAATTAATGTTCTACCAACGCCTGTACGAACAGGCTGGCGTGGCTCTGTTTTAA
- the LOC108155686 gene encoding esterase B1 isoform X2: protein MESIQVQTQSGPVVGRRCTGVYGDEYVSFEGIPYAQPPVGRLRFMAPLPVIPWTEPLDCREKGPKPLQFNHYSKQLEGVEDSLYLNVYAKELHSAKPLPIIVFFFGGGFEKGDPTTDLHSPDYFMMRDVVVVTISYRVGPLGFLSLNDPAVGVPGNAGLKDQLLGLQWITANAAQFNADPNNVTAFGESAGAASVHYLMLNPKAEGLFQKAILQSGNVLCTWAQFPITDMPQRLAENLGMENAHAATDAMILDYLQAMPGEKLVKPYLLSQAEHMDDCVFQFGPMVEPYKTDHCVLPKQPAELLATAWGNKIPLLMGGTSFEGLLMYARVFVAPYLLTSLKDQPEHMLPLDVKRALPQALARSLGQRLQATHFGENAVAMSPEAVLAYCEYASYKVFWLPIVRLLRSRLRHSTAPTYLYRFDFDSPTFNHQRIKYVGDKLRGVAHVDDHSYLWFGNFAWKLDKHTPEFLTIERMIDIFTSFARSSNPNCPKVAEQLPRTKQWMPLDNRQSTVECLNISESIKVIELPELQKVRVWENVCKIKD, encoded by the exons ATGGAGAG CATTCAGGTGCAGACACAGAGCGGCCCTGTGGTGGGGCGACGCTGCACGGGCGTCTATGGCGACGAGTACGTGAGTTTCGAGGGCATTCCGTATGCCCAGCCGCCGGTGGGACGTCTACGTTTCATGGCCCCGTTGCCGGTGATACCCTGGACGGAGCCCCTGGATTGCAGGGAGAAGGGCCCGAAACCGCTGCAGTTCAATCACTACAGCAAGCAGCTGGAGGGCGTCGAGGATTCCCTGTATTTGAATGTCTATGCCAAAGAG CTCCATTCAGCGAAGCCACTGCCGATCATTGTATTCTTTTTTGGCGGCGGCTTTGAGAAGGGGGACCCCACCACTGACTTGCACAGTCCCGACTATTTTATGATGCGCGATGTGGTTGTGGTCACAATCTCCTATCGAGTTGGCCCCTTGGGCTTTCTCAGTCTGAACGATCCCGCCGTGGGCGTGCCCGGCAATGCTGGTCTCAAGGACCAACTGCTGGGCCTCCAATGGATCACGGCGAATGCGGCCCAATTCAATGCGGATCCCAATAACGTGACGGCGTTTGGGGAGAGTGCCGGGGCAGCCTCTGTCCATTATCTGATGTTGAATCCCAAGGCGGAGGGACTGTTCCAGAAGGCCATTCTGCAGTCGGGAAATGTGCTTTGCACGTGGGCGCAATTTCCGATAACCGACATGCCGCAGCGGCTGGctgaaaatctgggaatggAGAATGCGCATGCCGCCACCGATGCCATGATCCTGGACTATCTGCAAGCCATGCCGGGGGAGAAGCTGGTGAAGCCGTATCTCCTGAGTCAGGCCGAGCACATGGACGACTGTGTGTTCCAGTTCGGGCCCATGGTGGAGCCCTACAAAACGGATCACTGTGTGCTGCCCAAGCAGCCTGCTGAATTGCTGGCCACTGCCTGGGGCAACAAGATTCCCCTGCTGATGGGTGGCACCTCTTTTGAGGGGCTCCTGATGTATGCTCGCGTTTTTGTGGCACCCTATCTGCTTACCAGCCTGAAGGATCAGCCGGAGCATATGCTGCCGCTGGACGTGAAGCGTGCCCTGCCACAGGCTCTCGCCCGAAGCTTGGGCCAGCGTCTGCAGGCGACACATTTCGGAGAGAACGCTGTAGCCATGTCGCCAGAGGCTGTTTTGGCCTACTGCGAG TACGCCAGCTACAAGGTCTTCTGGCTGCCCATTGTGAGGCTGCTCCGTTCACGTCTGCGCCACAGTACGGCCCCTACCTACCTGTACCGCTTTGATTTCGATTCGCCGACATTTAATCATCAGCGCATCAAGTATGTGGGGGACAAGCTGCGGGGCGTGGCCCATGTGGATGATCATTCGTATCTGTGGTTCGGCAACTTCGCCTGGAAACTGGACAAACACACACCAGAATTTCTAACCATAGAACGGATGATTGATATTTTCACAAGCTTCGCTCGTAGCTCGAATCCCAATTGCCCGAAAGTCGCAGAGCAGCTGCCGCGAACCAAGCAATGGATGCCCTTGGACAACCGACAATCGACCGTGGAGTGCCTTAATATTTCGGAAAGCATCAAAGTAATTGAGTTGCCGGAACTGCAGAAGGTGCGGGTGTGGGAGAATGTTTGCAAAATCAAGGACTAG
- the LOC108155686 gene encoding esterase B1 isoform X1, which produces MERSDDSIQVQTQSGPVVGRRCTGVYGDEYVSFEGIPYAQPPVGRLRFMAPLPVIPWTEPLDCREKGPKPLQFNHYSKQLEGVEDSLYLNVYAKELHSAKPLPIIVFFFGGGFEKGDPTTDLHSPDYFMMRDVVVVTISYRVGPLGFLSLNDPAVGVPGNAGLKDQLLGLQWITANAAQFNADPNNVTAFGESAGAASVHYLMLNPKAEGLFQKAILQSGNVLCTWAQFPITDMPQRLAENLGMENAHAATDAMILDYLQAMPGEKLVKPYLLSQAEHMDDCVFQFGPMVEPYKTDHCVLPKQPAELLATAWGNKIPLLMGGTSFEGLLMYARVFVAPYLLTSLKDQPEHMLPLDVKRALPQALARSLGQRLQATHFGENAVAMSPEAVLAYCEYASYKVFWLPIVRLLRSRLRHSTAPTYLYRFDFDSPTFNHQRIKYVGDKLRGVAHVDDHSYLWFGNFAWKLDKHTPEFLTIERMIDIFTSFARSSNPNCPKVAEQLPRTKQWMPLDNRQSTVECLNISESIKVIELPELQKVRVWENVCKIKD; this is translated from the exons ATGGAGAG ATCTGATGATAGCATTCAGGTGCAGACACAGAGCGGCCCTGTGGTGGGGCGACGCTGCACGGGCGTCTATGGCGACGAGTACGTGAGTTTCGAGGGCATTCCGTATGCCCAGCCGCCGGTGGGACGTCTACGTTTCATGGCCCCGTTGCCGGTGATACCCTGGACGGAGCCCCTGGATTGCAGGGAGAAGGGCCCGAAACCGCTGCAGTTCAATCACTACAGCAAGCAGCTGGAGGGCGTCGAGGATTCCCTGTATTTGAATGTCTATGCCAAAGAG CTCCATTCAGCGAAGCCACTGCCGATCATTGTATTCTTTTTTGGCGGCGGCTTTGAGAAGGGGGACCCCACCACTGACTTGCACAGTCCCGACTATTTTATGATGCGCGATGTGGTTGTGGTCACAATCTCCTATCGAGTTGGCCCCTTGGGCTTTCTCAGTCTGAACGATCCCGCCGTGGGCGTGCCCGGCAATGCTGGTCTCAAGGACCAACTGCTGGGCCTCCAATGGATCACGGCGAATGCGGCCCAATTCAATGCGGATCCCAATAACGTGACGGCGTTTGGGGAGAGTGCCGGGGCAGCCTCTGTCCATTATCTGATGTTGAATCCCAAGGCGGAGGGACTGTTCCAGAAGGCCATTCTGCAGTCGGGAAATGTGCTTTGCACGTGGGCGCAATTTCCGATAACCGACATGCCGCAGCGGCTGGctgaaaatctgggaatggAGAATGCGCATGCCGCCACCGATGCCATGATCCTGGACTATCTGCAAGCCATGCCGGGGGAGAAGCTGGTGAAGCCGTATCTCCTGAGTCAGGCCGAGCACATGGACGACTGTGTGTTCCAGTTCGGGCCCATGGTGGAGCCCTACAAAACGGATCACTGTGTGCTGCCCAAGCAGCCTGCTGAATTGCTGGCCACTGCCTGGGGCAACAAGATTCCCCTGCTGATGGGTGGCACCTCTTTTGAGGGGCTCCTGATGTATGCTCGCGTTTTTGTGGCACCCTATCTGCTTACCAGCCTGAAGGATCAGCCGGAGCATATGCTGCCGCTGGACGTGAAGCGTGCCCTGCCACAGGCTCTCGCCCGAAGCTTGGGCCAGCGTCTGCAGGCGACACATTTCGGAGAGAACGCTGTAGCCATGTCGCCAGAGGCTGTTTTGGCCTACTGCGAG TACGCCAGCTACAAGGTCTTCTGGCTGCCCATTGTGAGGCTGCTCCGTTCACGTCTGCGCCACAGTACGGCCCCTACCTACCTGTACCGCTTTGATTTCGATTCGCCGACATTTAATCATCAGCGCATCAAGTATGTGGGGGACAAGCTGCGGGGCGTGGCCCATGTGGATGATCATTCGTATCTGTGGTTCGGCAACTTCGCCTGGAAACTGGACAAACACACACCAGAATTTCTAACCATAGAACGGATGATTGATATTTTCACAAGCTTCGCTCGTAGCTCGAATCCCAATTGCCCGAAAGTCGCAGAGCAGCTGCCGCGAACCAAGCAATGGATGCCCTTGGACAACCGACAATCGACCGTGGAGTGCCTTAATATTTCGGAAAGCATCAAAGTAATTGAGTTGCCGGAACTGCAGAAGGTGCGGGTGTGGGAGAATGTTTGCAAAATCAAGGACTAG